The region TGCCCCGATTACTGCAACTGGAAAAGCACCTGCTCAACCTGTACCTGTTTCTGACTTGCTGGAAACATTGCTCGCTGCTGAAAAAACGTTAATGGATGCCCATCCTGCGATTGTAGGAGTTCCTTACAATGGGCTAGCCCAACGGTTGAGCGATCGCTTCTACCTCAACAGCGATGGAGCTAACCGCCAAGAAGCTCGATCTACTGCATCCATTTATCTCTACAGCAAAACCGAGGAAGAAGGGAAAAAGCCTCGTAGCGCTGGAGCCTTTCGCATCAGCCGCAGCATTGCCGAGTTAGACGTAGAGGGTTGTCTGAAGGAAACGGCTGATAAAACCATCAGCCACCTTAACTACGCTAAAATTCCCAGTGGTAAGTATCGGGTTGTGTTCTCACCGGAAGCCTTCTTGAGTTTACTGAGTGCCTTTTCCAATCTCTTTAATGCCCAGAGCATTCTGGATCGGCAAAGTCTTTCCACGCCTGAATCTTTGGGAACTCAAATTGCTTCTCCTCTACTATCTGTAGCAGATGATGCCTTGCATCCCGAAAACGCTGCACCTATTACTTTTGATGGCGAAGGCACTCCAACACGACGAGTTCTACTCATCGCCAATGGAGTGCTAACGAGCTTTATCCATAGTGCTGGCACAGCGAAGCGACTGAATGCCCAGCCGACTGGAAATGCCAGCATCGGTGCCAAAGTCTCAGTTAGTCCCAACTTTTACCATGTGTTTGCAGGGGATGCTGCTACTCAGACATACAATCTAGACACCGCCGAAAACGTGGTGTTGATCGATGAGGTTCATGCGCTGCATGCCGGAGTCAAAGCTTTGCAAGGCTCCTTCTCGCTACCGTTTGATGGTTGGCTTGTGAATAACGGCGATCGCACCAGCGTTGAATCGGCAACCGTTGCAGGCGATTTTCTGGAATTGCTCAAGTCCATCATTTATGTAGAACCACAAGGACATCTAACCTCATCCGGCGTGTGTCCCTATATTTGGGTGGATGAACTATCAATTACTGGAGATTAAATAGAAATCGGTGATGAGTAATCGGGAATTAGGAGAGTGAAGGGATTGGCGAGGGAAGATTGGGCAAGTGGTTGGGTGAGTCGTTCGACTAAGGCTTACGACGGTCTTCAATCGACAATCTAAAATTCCTTCGCTCTTGTTTT is a window of Leptolyngbyaceae cyanobacterium JSC-12 DNA encoding:
- a CDS encoding putative Zn-dependent protease-like protein (IMG reference gene:2510094839~PFAM: Putative modulator of DNA gyrase) translates to MPDIQELTAQTKEIAEKLGIRKFDIYGATVDETSVKVDQGEADQVKASSRSSVTVRVWNDENTMGVTSTTDVDPTGLELALKTAYEASFFGVKENVPDFSPESTAPITATGKAPAQPVPVSDLLETLLAAEKTLMDAHPAIVGVPYNGLAQRLSDRFYLNSDGANRQEARSTASIYLYSKTEEEGKKPRSAGAFRISRSIAELDVEGCLKETADKTISHLNYAKIPSGKYRVVFSPEAFLSLLSAFSNLFNAQSILDRQSLSTPESLGTQIASPLLSVADDALHPENAAPITFDGEGTPTRRVLLIANGVLTSFIHSAGTAKRLNAQPTGNASIGAKVSVSPNFYHVFAGDAATQTYNLDTAENVVLIDEVHALHAGVKALQGSFSLPFDGWLVNNGDRTSVESATVAGDFLELLKSIIYVEPQGHLTSSGVCPYIWVDELSITGD